The following are encoded together in the Planococcus antarcticus DSM 14505 genome:
- the srlE gene encoding PTS glucitol/sorbitol transporter subunit IIB, translating into MSNIDKPLNYKPVSITKGRGGWGGPLTIRPNEEKRYIVSVTGGGIHPIAEEIAELTGAEAVDGFKGAYGKETMACVVIDCGGTARCGVYPKMNVLTVNVNATSPSGPLMKFINEENFVSGVKHENIKAVAAPYEDQDAVEDAVEKVESPAARDKTPQQIKDEAKQKASGYQKPKKMNIIEKIGRGAGKVVGIFYQAGRETIDQVLKNILPFMAFVSMLIGIIVYTGIGDLIANFVSPLAGNIGGLLILSVICALPILSPLLGPGAVIAQVVGVLIGVEIGRGNIPPELALPALFAINPQVGADFVPVGLTLGEAEPETIEVGVPAVLLSRVITGPLAVVIAYLFSFGLYS; encoded by the coding sequence ATGAGCAATATTGACAAGCCATTGAACTATAAACCAGTGAGCATAACGAAAGGCAGAGGCGGCTGGGGCGGTCCACTGACCATTCGGCCAAATGAAGAAAAACGCTATATTGTGTCTGTAACAGGCGGCGGGATTCATCCGATCGCAGAGGAAATTGCGGAGCTGACCGGCGCCGAAGCAGTGGATGGCTTTAAGGGCGCGTATGGTAAAGAAACCATGGCCTGTGTCGTTATCGATTGCGGGGGAACCGCACGCTGCGGTGTTTACCCGAAAATGAACGTTCTGACTGTCAACGTCAATGCGACATCGCCATCAGGACCATTAATGAAGTTCATCAATGAAGAAAATTTTGTTTCCGGAGTCAAGCATGAAAACATTAAGGCAGTGGCAGCTCCTTACGAAGATCAGGATGCTGTAGAGGATGCGGTCGAAAAAGTAGAAAGTCCTGCAGCACGTGACAAGACGCCGCAGCAAATAAAGGATGAAGCAAAGCAGAAGGCATCTGGCTACCAGAAGCCGAAAAAAATGAACATCATTGAAAAAATCGGCCGTGGAGCGGGTAAAGTGGTCGGTATTTTCTATCAGGCCGGCCGAGAAACGATTGATCAAGTATTGAAGAATATTTTGCCATTCATGGCATTTGTCAGTATGTTGATCGGGATCATTGTCTATACCGGAATCGGTGACTTGATTGCCAACTTTGTCTCCCCATTAGCCGGAAATATTGGTGGCTTGCTGATCCTGTCAGTTATTTGTGCATTGCCGATCTTATCGCCTTTACTTGGACCCGGGGCCGTTATTGCGCAGGTAGTTGGAGTTTTAATCGGCGTGGAAATTGGACGCGGAAATATCCCGCCGGAATTGGCGCTGCCTGCCCTGTTTGCCATCAATCCGCAGGTTGGTGCAGATTTCGTGCCGGTTGGCCTGACTTTAGGAGAAGCAGAGCCGGAAACGATAGAAGTTGGGGTCCCCGCGGTCTTGCTGTCACGAGTTATAACAGGTCCATTGGCAGTAGTCATTGCATATCTGTTCAGTTTTGGACTATACAGCTGA
- the phnC gene encoding phosphonate ABC transporter ATP-binding protein, which yields MSLLQIKDLGKSYNSDAKVLQGLNFEVESGEFLTIIGPSGAGKSTLLRCINRMVEIDEGKIIFDGQDVGELNKKKLRKLRTNIGMIFQHYNLVPRLSVIENVLHGRFGYKTTIQGILGRFTEEEKEHAFYLLKKLGIEEHAYKRCDQLSGGQQQRVGIARSLIQEPKIVLCDEPIASLDPNASKVIMDHLKSITQELGITCIVNLHQVEIAKSYSDRIIGLNKGGIVFDGPSYRLHRSHTDLIYGTQTQTPLEIRELITV from the coding sequence ATGTCTTTACTACAAATCAAAGATCTTGGAAAGTCCTATAATTCGGATGCGAAAGTATTGCAGGGGTTGAATTTTGAAGTGGAATCCGGTGAATTTCTTACCATAATCGGACCTTCGGGAGCCGGAAAATCAACACTTCTCCGGTGCATCAATCGAATGGTCGAAATTGATGAAGGAAAGATCATTTTTGATGGGCAGGATGTTGGCGAATTGAATAAGAAAAAACTACGGAAACTGCGCACAAATATCGGAATGATTTTTCAACATTACAATCTAGTGCCGCGCTTATCAGTCATTGAGAACGTGCTGCATGGCCGTTTTGGCTATAAAACGACGATTCAAGGGATTTTGGGTCGCTTTACGGAAGAAGAAAAAGAGCATGCCTTTTACCTGTTGAAAAAGTTGGGCATCGAAGAGCATGCCTATAAACGCTGCGACCAGTTGAGCGGCGGGCAGCAGCAACGCGTTGGCATCGCGCGTTCACTGATCCAGGAACCGAAAATCGTCTTATGCGACGAACCGATTGCATCGCTCGATCCCAATGCTTCAAAAGTCATCATGGACCATTTGAAGTCAATTACTCAAGAGCTTGGCATCACGTGTATCGTCAACCTCCACCAAGTAGAGATTGCCAAAAGCTACTCTGATCGGATCATCGGGTTGAATAAAGGCGGTATCGTCTTTGACGGACCGAGTTACCGGCTTCACCGAAGCCATACAGACCTTATTTATGGCACGCAGACACAGACACCCCTTGAAATTAGGGAATTGATCACGGTCTAA
- a CDS encoding SDR family NAD(P)-dependent oxidoreductase — protein MELAGKVAIVTGGASGIGLATAKAFLKKGAKVVIADFNDEGGKQAEQQLKQGDVEVVFVHVDVASETSVEQLVATTVEHYGRVDIMINNAGVGVLGVTHELTYEDYHKVISVNQDGVFFGAKHAIKNMLKNGDGGVIINTSSILGSVGEGGAFAYNATKGAVNLMTKSLALQYAEHKIRVNAVAPGYVESGMVSKEALGDFYDALVDRHPVGRLGQPEEIAHAMVFLVENEFVTGTTLMVDGGYTAQ, from the coding sequence ATGGAATTAGCAGGAAAAGTGGCAATTGTAACAGGTGGGGCATCTGGTATCGGCTTGGCAACAGCGAAAGCGTTTCTTAAAAAAGGAGCGAAAGTGGTAATTGCTGATTTTAATGACGAAGGCGGCAAGCAAGCTGAACAGCAGCTGAAGCAAGGAGACGTCGAAGTGGTTTTCGTTCACGTCGATGTAGCCAGCGAAACATCGGTTGAACAATTAGTTGCGACAACAGTTGAGCATTACGGAAGAGTTGACATCATGATCAACAATGCGGGTGTCGGGGTACTTGGTGTCACCCACGAGTTGACGTATGAAGACTATCACAAGGTCATCTCCGTCAACCAGGACGGCGTCTTTTTCGGCGCTAAACACGCCATTAAAAACATGCTGAAGAATGGTGACGGCGGCGTCATCATCAACACATCTTCAATTCTTGGATCTGTCGGTGAAGGCGGGGCATTTGCCTATAATGCAACTAAAGGTGCCGTGAACCTAATGACCAAATCACTGGCATTGCAATATGCCGAGCATAAAATCCGTGTTAATGCAGTAGCTCCTGGTTATGTGGAATCCGGTATGGTCAGCAAAGAGGCTTTAGGCGATTTTTATGACGCACTGGTGGATAGACACCCTGTCGGCAGACTCGGTCAGCCGGAAGAAATTGCACATGCCATGGTTTTCTTGGTTGAAAATGAGTTTGTTACTGGCACTACGTTAATGGTCGACGGCGGATATACCGCTCAGTAA
- a CDS encoding PTS glucitol/sorbitol transporter subunit IIA, which translates to MTKKYEAKIIEIGKEVEIFIEENMLVIFNDTVPESLRSIGVIHERADLLEKIEVGDVLEINGQQYEILFVGSKVNDTLEEIGHCTIAFNGETDASLPGTMCVEKKALPELKVGSAIRIIKC; encoded by the coding sequence ATGACAAAAAAATATGAAGCGAAAATAATTGAAATTGGTAAAGAAGTAGAAATCTTCATTGAAGAAAATATGCTGGTCATTTTTAACGATACCGTTCCTGAATCGCTGCGGTCAATTGGTGTCATCCATGAGCGGGCGGATCTTCTAGAGAAGATCGAAGTTGGAGACGTACTGGAAATCAATGGACAGCAATATGAGATTTTATTCGTGGGAAGCAAAGTCAATGATACCCTGGAAGAAATCGGCCATTGCACCATCGCCTTTAATGGAGAAACAGATGCCAGCTTGCCGGGAACCATGTGTGTGGAAAAAAAAGCGTTGCCCGAACTAAAGGTCGGTTCCGCTATTCGCATTATAAAGTGTTAA
- a CDS encoding FusB/FusC family EF-G-binding protein, protein MIHVKETNQNSDSTADNPKAFIRNDQYNFIMDQTKILVAGQTSTNDAEVLNVLRHLAHEKVHKLFPSLTEQQRKILQPLVQVRERSDAEVFLERLQPYIIPFKAVTEQGLKKLFPKAKKLKGPKLENINFSRTSYLAWTESSNLMYLVSDENGQLIGVQGSFSLSGKQGICRLCNRHSRVGMFVAKTKSSGQDQFIKRGNYICQDAEACNENIKALDRLNEFIGQFQN, encoded by the coding sequence ATGATCCATGTAAAAGAAACAAATCAGAACAGTGACAGCACAGCGGACAATCCGAAAGCTTTTATCCGGAACGACCAATACAATTTCATCATGGACCAGACAAAAATCCTTGTTGCAGGACAGACCAGCACGAATGATGCGGAGGTATTAAATGTTCTGCGGCATCTCGCGCACGAGAAAGTCCATAAGCTGTTCCCATCACTTACTGAGCAGCAAAGGAAAATTCTTCAGCCATTGGTGCAGGTAAGGGAACGCAGCGATGCGGAAGTGTTTTTGGAACGGCTTCAGCCCTACATCATTCCATTTAAAGCAGTCACTGAGCAGGGATTAAAAAAGTTATTTCCCAAAGCAAAAAAGCTGAAAGGCCCGAAGCTTGAGAATATCAACTTTAGCAGGACTTCCTACTTAGCCTGGACGGAAAGTTCCAATCTAATGTATTTGGTGTCTGATGAAAATGGCCAGCTGATTGGCGTTCAAGGCAGCTTTTCGCTTAGCGGAAAGCAAGGCATTTGCCGGCTGTGCAATCGCCATAGCCGTGTCGGCATGTTCGTTGCTAAAACCAAAAGCTCGGGGCAGGACCAGTTTATCAAGCGTGGCAACTATATTTGTCAGGACGCTGAAGCCTGTAACGAAAATATTAAAGCACTGGACCGCCTAAACGAATTTATCGGCCAGTTCCAGAACTAA
- the phnE gene encoding phosphonate ABC transporter, permease protein PhnE, producing the protein MEASPYIKRQANGRIAIKMGSKSERVMAWTITLLVALTVAAFVFFDYTGLDLSKAIPETFYNLKTMFLEPALSHFTWGQAFYQLGVTLGLAFLSTILGAGIAFFLALMAASNLSKAWISKTVRIVVAFIRAVPTVLWVLIFAIAAGLGSEAAVLGMLFHSIAYLVKAFSEAFEEVDQGTIEALRATGANWWHIVVHAVLPSTFTYLLSWTFLRFEINFSVAVAMGAAAGAGGIGFELFMASGFYFDLREVGMITYMILIFAIVLEIFSTKMKERYFPAAKSAS; encoded by the coding sequence ATGGAAGCAAGTCCATACATTAAACGTCAAGCCAACGGTCGGATAGCGATTAAGATGGGAAGCAAGTCAGAACGCGTCATGGCATGGACGATCACGCTGCTTGTTGCCTTGACGGTCGCCGCATTTGTGTTCTTCGATTACACCGGACTTGATTTGTCTAAAGCCATCCCAGAAACTTTTTACAATTTAAAAACGATGTTCCTGGAACCCGCACTCTCCCATTTCACTTGGGGACAGGCATTCTATCAGTTGGGTGTCACGTTAGGTTTGGCATTTTTATCGACGATACTTGGAGCCGGTATTGCGTTTTTTCTGGCATTAATGGCAGCATCGAATTTGTCAAAAGCCTGGATTTCAAAAACAGTGCGCATCGTTGTCGCCTTTATCCGTGCAGTTCCGACTGTACTGTGGGTATTGATTTTTGCCATTGCAGCAGGATTGGGCAGTGAGGCGGCAGTGCTCGGCATGCTGTTTCATTCGATCGCCTACTTGGTCAAGGCTTTTTCAGAAGCGTTCGAAGAAGTGGATCAAGGTACTATTGAAGCCTTACGCGCAACTGGAGCAAACTGGTGGCATATCGTTGTACACGCGGTTCTGCCGTCGACCTTTACTTATCTGTTGTCCTGGACATTCCTTCGTTTTGAAATCAATTTTTCAGTTGCGGTAGCCATGGGGGCGGCGGCAGGAGCAGGCGGAATCGGCTTTGAATTGTTCATGGCTTCAGGATTCTATTTCGATTTGCGCGAAGTAGGAATGATTACATATATGATATTGATTTTTGCCATCGTTTTGGAAATTTTTTCAACAAAAATGAAGGAACGTTATTTCCCAGCGGCCAAATCAGCCAGTTGA
- a CDS encoding PhnD/SsuA/transferrin family substrate-binding protein codes for MKKKNSAMAMLVGAALLLSACSEGNAEAGKAEVDDVIKVVWYPNESGSDMTSSRDEIGAAIEQATGKEVEHQLTTDYAIAIETLVNNNADLAFMGAQGYIEAKNGNDAIEPLVVPTGESGTLDDAIYHSWLAVNVDDQEKFKVDGEFSLDTLEQKKMSFVSNSSTSGFVVPSSIIISHFAEQSGYEDLVAEDLMEGGPLFSQVLFGNSHQGSAVNLLNDSAEVAAFCDTCVGNYVEVTEGEANEVGSIYKVKDDAAEPFNTVTGSEFALMGVTPVLNAPFVANMEVLGQEDYDALKELFVSDEIANNEKIFVPEDSGESGLFFKSADERFAPVEDAWFDPIRELSK; via the coding sequence ATGAAAAAGAAAAATTCGGCAATGGCAATGTTAGTGGGAGCGGCTTTATTGTTATCGGCATGTTCGGAAGGCAACGCGGAAGCGGGTAAGGCAGAAGTGGATGATGTGATCAAAGTGGTTTGGTATCCGAATGAATCAGGATCGGATATGACTTCTTCCCGTGATGAAATCGGGGCGGCTATCGAACAAGCTACCGGTAAAGAAGTAGAGCACCAATTGACAACTGATTATGCTATAGCAATAGAGACACTGGTTAATAATAATGCGGATTTGGCATTTATGGGAGCACAAGGCTATATTGAAGCGAAAAACGGCAACGATGCAATTGAACCACTGGTCGTACCGACAGGAGAATCTGGCACACTCGATGATGCGATCTACCACAGCTGGCTGGCAGTCAATGTCGATGATCAAGAAAAATTTAAAGTAGACGGAGAGTTTTCACTGGATACATTGGAACAGAAGAAAATGTCCTTTGTGTCAAATAGTTCCACATCTGGTTTTGTCGTTCCTTCTTCAATCATTATCAGCCATTTCGCTGAGCAATCAGGCTATGAGGATCTGGTTGCGGAAGATTTGATGGAAGGCGGTCCGTTGTTCTCACAAGTCCTTTTTGGAAACTCTCACCAAGGATCAGCTGTGAACTTACTGAATGATAGCGCGGAAGTAGCAGCATTCTGTGACACATGCGTTGGAAACTATGTGGAAGTCACCGAAGGCGAAGCCAATGAAGTCGGTTCAATCTATAAAGTCAAAGACGATGCGGCTGAACCGTTTAATACAGTAACAGGCAGCGAATTTGCCTTGATGGGTGTTACACCTGTCTTGAATGCACCGTTCGTCGCCAACATGGAAGTGCTTGGCCAAGAAGATTATGATGCCTTGAAAGAATTATTCGTTTCAGATGAAATCGCGAACAACGAAAAAATCTTTGTACCAGAAGATTCGGGAGAATCTGGTTTATTCTTCAAATCAGCAGATGAGCGTTTTGCACCAGTTGAAGATGCATGGTTCGATCCAATCCGTGAATTATCTAAGTAG
- a CDS encoding transposase, translating to MVAQVTPNYLNPLFAFLEPEKVDALAKETGFIQRKRKWTASDFLSLLFQVHGNLIDPSLQELSTKLLSKQEIAISRTAVDQKFTGKAVHFLQRLVEELFLIQQQLLLAKHAFATDCPFTSLRVLDATHIHVPNSLKARAKKTRQTSVKIQHEFDVLTGRLTFLRVDLENVNDTVMGAKRVPFLDEQELCLQDLGYFHFQVFERIHEKTTTSSRSFGTTLIWPIKIRFLIIIRMDPSLRVASISALSSFSSARKWRRGKPWNLNKSTLVEMLIFRHGVCCSPKATNRNKNACKSFSDGHQKRGKSPSNWSTI from the coding sequence ATGGTAGCTCAAGTCACTCCCAACTACCTCAACCCGTTATTTGCATTTCTTGAACCGGAAAAGGTGGATGCCCTCGCCAAAGAAACGGGGTTCATCCAACGGAAAAGAAAATGGACCGCCAGCGATTTTCTGTCGTTGCTTTTTCAGGTTCATGGGAATTTGATCGACCCTAGCTTGCAAGAACTCAGCACCAAGCTCCTTTCCAAACAGGAAATCGCGATCAGCCGTACGGCAGTGGATCAGAAATTCACCGGAAAAGCTGTCCACTTTCTTCAGCGATTAGTAGAAGAACTGTTCTTGATTCAGCAACAGCTTCTACTCGCTAAGCATGCGTTCGCAACGGACTGTCCTTTCACCAGCTTACGGGTCTTAGATGCGACGCACATCCATGTGCCCAATTCCCTGAAAGCCCGCGCCAAAAAAACACGCCAGACTTCAGTGAAAATCCAACACGAATTTGATGTATTGACAGGACGGCTTACCTTTTTGCGCGTCGATCTTGAAAACGTCAACGACACCGTCATGGGAGCGAAACGGGTGCCGTTTCTTGATGAACAAGAATTGTGCCTACAAGATCTCGGCTATTTCCATTTTCAGGTGTTCGAACGGATTCATGAAAAAACAACTACTTCCTCACGAAGTTTCGGAACGACGCTTATTTGGCCTATCAAAATTCGTTTCCTGATCATCATCCGGATGGATCCGTCGTTAAGAGTAGCGAGTATCAGCGCATTGAGCTCGTTCAGCTCTGCGAGAAAATGGCGCCGGGGGAAACCTTGGAACTTGAACAAGTCTACTTTGGTCGAGATGCTCATTTTCCGGCACGGTGTGTGCTGTTCTCCCAAAGCGACGAACAGAAACAAAAACGCCTGCAAAAGCTTCAGCGACGGGCATCAAAAACGGGGAAAAAGCCCAAGCAACTGGTCCACGATTTAG
- a CDS encoding transcriptional regulator GutM, giving the protein MWGWFIVVFAAVWLLQLWMAKAQLKNYHGTIRKLSRRPSGYLGVGIQKQKLGIGAIAIVVVDEAGTVVDSQLMRGVTVFSRFEPFTKYINLPLDTLQIKLGEEPVDLAFKMAIEKIEAQMNEKTNLAV; this is encoded by the coding sequence ATGTGGGGATGGTTCATTGTTGTGTTTGCCGCAGTGTGGCTGCTTCAGCTTTGGATGGCCAAAGCGCAGCTGAAAAACTACCATGGCACGATTAGAAAGTTAAGCAGAAGGCCATCGGGATATTTAGGGGTGGGAATTCAGAAACAAAAGCTTGGAATAGGTGCAATAGCAATTGTCGTAGTAGATGAAGCAGGAACTGTCGTCGACAGCCAGTTGATGCGAGGTGTGACCGTCTTCAGCCGTTTTGAACCGTTTACAAAATATATCAACCTGCCACTGGACACATTACAGATAAAACTTGGAGAAGAGCCAGTAGACTTGGCTTTTAAGATGGCAATTGAAAAAATAGAGGCCCAAATGAACGAGAAGACCAATCTAGCGGTATAA
- the phnE gene encoding phosphonate ABC transporter, permease protein PhnE, translated as MNEKTMKVSRKWQTIFFILLISGMTLASSAITGFNIVHGIATFPKAITWIFSNLLISQETWGRLPTILEKLLETILMSIAATTTGTAVAFFLGLMGSKTTGTSKALGVLARFVASVSRNIPVVAWALILLLSFGQNSVTGYLALFVGSVGFLTRAFIESIDEASQSAVEALRATGATYFQIVFKAVVPQCLPQMVSWILFMIETNIRSATLVGILTGTGIGYTFDLYYKTLNYNAVALVTFSIILAVIVIELMSNYIRKVII; from the coding sequence GTGAATGAAAAAACAATGAAAGTCAGCAGGAAATGGCAAACGATTTTTTTTATTCTGCTAATTAGTGGAATGACTCTCGCATCCTCTGCCATTACCGGATTCAACATTGTTCATGGCATCGCTACTTTTCCAAAAGCCATTACATGGATTTTCTCGAATCTTTTGATTAGCCAAGAGACATGGGGACGTCTCCCGACGATTTTGGAGAAATTGCTGGAAACCATCTTGATGTCAATTGCAGCAACCACTACAGGAACTGCCGTCGCATTCTTCTTAGGCTTGATGGGATCGAAAACGACAGGGACCAGCAAAGCTCTTGGTGTATTAGCACGGTTTGTTGCATCGGTATCACGTAATATCCCGGTCGTGGCTTGGGCATTGATTCTCCTGCTGTCATTCGGACAGAACTCGGTGACTGGATACTTGGCTTTGTTCGTCGGGTCTGTCGGATTTCTAACAAGAGCTTTTATCGAATCCATAGACGAAGCAAGTCAAAGTGCGGTTGAAGCTCTGCGGGCAACCGGTGCGACGTACTTCCAAATTGTCTTTAAAGCGGTTGTGCCACAATGTCTGCCACAGATGGTCAGCTGGATTCTGTTTATGATTGAAACCAACATCCGCAGTGCGACTTTAGTGGGCATTTTAACCGGCACCGGAATCGGCTACACATTTGATTTGTATTACAAAACATTGAACTACAATGCTGTCGCCTTGGTTACGTTCAGTATCATTCTTGCAGTGATTGTCATCGAGCTGATGTCAAATTATATCAGGAAGGTGATTATTTAA
- a CDS encoding PHP domain-containing protein, protein MKADLHVHSHYSDGADSVENVIKKAKKAGVTAISFVDHDTVSGWPEQRRIAEVYGIQAIPGIEISAYDFKRQRKVHILGYHFTPEASAITNLCNGLLELRQSLSLWQVERIREAGFHVDTEAVIESAKPSATVYKQHIMKQLIDAPYTSKEYKFLYKSLFKGTGVAAGDIEYAAATDAVRAIVSDGGLAVVAHPGQLDSFDLIPELLEAGLGGIERNHFDHSSEDHRKVEELAQRYGLVMTGGSDYHGAFGTAIAPGDIISPEDVYIVKKL, encoded by the coding sequence CTGAAAGCTGATTTGCATGTCCACAGTCACTATTCAGATGGAGCAGATTCGGTGGAAAATGTCATCAAAAAAGCGAAAAAAGCGGGTGTAACAGCCATAAGTTTTGTCGACCATGACACCGTATCAGGCTGGCCGGAGCAACGGCGTATCGCTGAAGTTTATGGTATTCAGGCGATACCCGGAATTGAAATTTCGGCTTATGATTTCAAGCGGCAGCGAAAAGTGCATATCCTAGGTTATCACTTTACTCCGGAAGCATCAGCAATCACCAACCTATGCAACGGCTTGCTGGAACTTCGCCAAAGCCTTTCGCTATGGCAAGTAGAGCGGATTAGAGAAGCTGGATTTCACGTGGATACCGAAGCGGTCATAGAGTCGGCTAAACCTTCAGCCACTGTCTACAAACAGCATATTATGAAGCAATTGATAGATGCCCCTTACACATCCAAAGAATATAAATTTCTTTATAAAAGCCTGTTCAAAGGGACGGGGGTCGCAGCTGGCGACATTGAGTATGCCGCTGCTACGGATGCTGTCCGGGCCATTGTCTCTGATGGGGGCCTGGCCGTTGTGGCACATCCTGGACAGCTCGATTCCTTTGATCTGATACCCGAGTTGCTTGAAGCAGGTCTTGGCGGAATCGAACGCAATCATTTCGATCATTCATCGGAAGACCACCGGAAAGTGGAGGAGCTCGCACAGCGATATGGCCTGGTGATGACCGGCGGCAGCGACTATCACGGAGCTTTCGGCACAGCTATAGCGCCTGGAGACATCATCAGCCCGGAAGATGTATACATCGTTAAAAAACTATAA
- a CDS encoding transposase: MLFSQSDEQKQKRLQKLQRRASKTGKKPKQLVHDLAGMTGYMTNLPEPVSGSQLVELYRLRWQIELNFKAMKSYLEIDHFRLVKQERWLCHFYATLLVFLLSQLFAYQIRNTIWEEEEKEISETIAIRSIACEFLAQMYEAIKQKKKTLLSFVPLITQLLIRSARKPNSAKGTALKRLQFT, encoded by the coding sequence GTGCTGTTCTCCCAAAGCGACGAACAGAAACAAAAACGCCTGCAAAAGCTTCAGCGACGGGCATCAAAAACGGGGAAAAAGCCCAAGCAACTGGTCCACGATTTAGCCGGTATGACGGGGTATATGACCAACTTGCCTGAACCTGTTTCAGGTTCGCAGCTTGTCGAATTGTATCGGCTGCGTTGGCAAATTGAATTGAATTTCAAAGCGATGAAATCTTATCTGGAAATCGATCATTTCCGATTGGTCAAACAGGAACGTTGGCTCTGCCATTTCTATGCCACGTTACTCGTTTTTCTTTTGAGCCAATTGTTTGCTTATCAAATCCGGAATACGATTTGGGAAGAAGAAGAGAAAGAAATCAGTGAAACCATCGCGATTCGAAGTATCGCCTGTGAATTTTTGGCGCAAATGTACGAAGCCATCAAACAAAAAAAGAAGACGCTTCTAAGCTTTGTCCCCTTGATTACCCAATTACTCATCAGGAGCGCACGGAAGCCGAATTCCGCTAAAGGGACTGCCTTAAAACGCCTTCAATTCACTTAG
- a CDS encoding aspartate/glutamate racemase family protein, whose product MKKLGMIGGTGPESTVDYYQTIIKMFQERTGSQESLPELLIYSINMYKIFDLLQSGQEEELTEYLAAAVLSLERAGADFAVISANTPHIVFDRVQQKVNIPMISIVEATYRKAKNLRLQKIGLLGTQFTMENDFLKGPFTANGQEVFVPDEDEQQFIHGKIVGELEKGIVKEETKKAFLAISGRMIEQHQIEGLILGCTEFPMIFKPEDLDIPQLNTVEIHVDEIIKMILED is encoded by the coding sequence ATGAAGAAGCTAGGAATGATCGGGGGTACAGGACCCGAGTCAACTGTAGACTATTACCAAACCATTATCAAAATGTTCCAGGAACGGACAGGAAGCCAGGAAAGCCTGCCGGAACTGCTGATCTATAGCATCAATATGTACAAAATATTCGACTTGCTCCAGAGTGGACAGGAAGAAGAACTGACGGAATATTTGGCTGCAGCCGTACTGAGCTTGGAAAGAGCAGGGGCGGATTTCGCGGTCATTTCAGCCAATACGCCGCATATCGTCTTTGACAGGGTTCAACAGAAAGTGAACATTCCGATGATCAGTATTGTTGAAGCGACATACCGCAAAGCCAAAAATCTAAGGCTTCAAAAAATTGGTTTGCTGGGAACCCAATTCACCATGGAAAACGATTTTTTAAAAGGGCCATTCACCGCAAACGGCCAAGAAGTTTTCGTGCCAGACGAAGATGAACAGCAATTTATTCATGGGAAAATCGTTGGAGAGTTAGAAAAGGGAATCGTTAAAGAAGAAACGAAAAAGGCATTTCTAGCTATCTCTGGACGGATGATCGAGCAGCACCAGATCGAAGGGTTGATCCTCGGCTGCACCGAATTCCCAATGATCTTTAAACCAGAAGACCTGGATATTCCTCAATTGAACACAGTGGAGATTCATGTTGATGAGATTATTAAAATGATTCTGGAAGACTGA
- the srlA gene encoding PTS glucitol/sorbitol transporter subunit IIC: MDFLVRLAEGFIGMFQAGGDIFVGLVTGIIPLLIVLITAVNAFIRLVGEERINRLARKSTKYMILRYTLFPVLAVFFLTNPMAYTFGKFLPEKQKPAFYDSAVSFVHPITGLFPHANPAELFVYLGISAGITQLGFSLGPLAIRFFIVGVIVILIRGIVTEIITVRMMKARGMEV; encoded by the coding sequence ATGGATTTTTTAGTTAGATTAGCAGAAGGGTTTATAGGAATGTTCCAAGCAGGTGGCGATATATTTGTAGGTCTAGTGACCGGAATTATCCCGTTGCTTATTGTTCTGATCACCGCCGTCAATGCCTTTATCCGACTAGTAGGAGAAGAGCGCATCAACCGTCTTGCCCGTAAAAGTACAAAATACATGATTTTGCGTTACACACTGTTTCCTGTTTTAGCGGTTTTCTTCCTAACCAATCCGATGGCCTATACTTTCGGAAAGTTTTTACCAGAAAAGCAGAAGCCGGCATTCTATGATTCAGCTGTCTCCTTTGTCCACCCGATTACAGGATTGTTTCCACATGCCAATCCCGCTGAGTTATTTGTTTACTTGGGGATTTCCGCAGGCATCACACAATTAGGCTTTTCACTGGGGCCATTAGCGATCCGTTTCTTTATCGTAGGGGTAATCGTGATTCTGATACGGGGCATCGTTACAGAAATCATAACGGTCCGTATGATGAAAGCGCGTGGCATGGAAGTCTAA